The Alkalibacter rhizosphaerae genomic sequence ATACGGGCATCCATCGGGGAATCCATGTCGTTTATAGCGACGAGGACATCCAGTTTGTTGCCGGGGAGATCCACAAAAACATGCAAAAATGAGTGTTCACCTGGGGATCGATGTATCCAAAGGCAAGTGGCTGGTAGTGGCGTTGGAAGAAAAAAAGGCATGGTGGAGACTTTGCCATACGTTGGAGGAATGTCTCCAGTCCTGGCCGGAAGCGACGACGGTACTGGTGGACATCCCTTTGGGTCTGCCGGAGAGCATCATGGACCAAAGACCGGAAAGTCAGGCCCGAAAGCAGTTGAAAGGAAAAGGATCCAGCGTTTTTCCCGTTCCCTGCAGGCAGGCTGTCTACACGAAGGAGAAGGAGCAAGCCAAACAGGTGAATCGGCAGATCCTGGGAAAGAGCATTTCCGAGCAGACCTGGAACATCATGGGAAAGATCCGTCACGCCGATGAATTTTTGCAGGAACATCCTACCTGGAAAAACCGGATTTTGGAAAGCCATCCGGAGCTCTGTTTCGCCAAGTTTCGCGGAGGTGTCCCCGTATTGGAAAAGAAGACCACGGAAGAAGGAAGGCGGATCCGGGTCGAATTGCTGGAGAAAGTACTGCCAGGTATGAAAGCATTTTTGGAGGAAACGCTGGAAACCATGGAGAAGGGCCGCAGGGACGATCTGTTGGACGCAGCGTGTCTGGCGGTGGCGGGGAAGATCATGGGAAATAGCGGTGTTGGTCGGATCCCGGAAGGACCCCAAGACGATTCTCAAGGCATTCTCATGCAGATGGTATATCCGAAATCAAAAATAGAAAAAAACAGATCAAAAAAATAACAGCAGTTTTTTCCGCTGTTATTTTTTCTATGTTTTTTTCTATAATCCGGATACTTCCAACACGACCATGAGCATGGCCAACACTCCTGCAAAGGGAATGGTGTAGTGAAGGGGATTGCCCTTCATGGAATCGAACAGGGTTTGGTTGCTGCATCGGTCTTCCACCAGGATCTTTTTTTCTTCAAGGTGGAGTACATGGAGGCAAAGAGTCCTGAACCGAGGACGATGCCGGCCAGTCCCCCCAGCAACCCATCCATGGATCCGTTTCCTACAGCACCGGCGATGGTGCCGGGACAATATCCCAACGTCCCGAATCCGATGCCAAAGATCAATCCGCCGATGACGGCGTTGCGGATGGATCCGCCCTTTGGGGAGAGCTTGATCTTGCCCTTGGGATAAAGGATGCTGATCCCCAGCATGGTAACGATGACGGCAGACAACATGATCTTCAACACGGTGAAATCCGTCAGTCGAAGCTGGGCCATGATGATGTCGTATTTTGTGACTCCTCCCTTTTGCAAAAAGAAACCGAATAGAACACCCATGGCCAAACCGAGAAACAATTGTTTTTGGTTGTTTTTTATATTATCCATGGCGGTCTCCTAAAATCCGTAGATCAGATAGGCGGAAAGGATACCGCCTACAAAGAAGGAAACGGCGGCAGCCCAGCTGATCAGCGATAATTGGCTGGTTCCGCTGATGCCGTGTCCACTGGTACAGCCACCGGCCCACCGGGAGCCGATACCCAAGACGATGCCCCCGAAAAGAGCCACTAAAAATCGTATAAAGAAACTTCCGGAAATCTCTCCGGCCCACATGGCAGGAACGAATTCAAGGCGAAAATCCTTGGAAAGGAGGGAACTGAGCAAGGATCCCAAGACGATTCCCACCACCAGCATGAAGCCCCAGTCCACGGTCGGCGTTGTCTTTTGATAATATTCATTGTTGTCTACTTTATCCCGGTTGAAGACCCTTTGGATCATGCCGCTTGCCTTTGCAAAACTGGTGGATGCGCCAAGGGTTTTCCCAGAGAGAAGCATGGCTGCCAGGTTCAACAGGCCGATAAGGGCTCCCACCACGTAGGGAGACCACCGTGTCATGGTTAAAAAATTCATAGGATTCTCCTTCAGTGTCTTTATTTGCCGTGATATGCCTGGTATCCTTTCATGCTTCCTGCAAAATTGAGGACCTTGTCAAATCCGTTTTGCTTCAGGATGCTGATGCCCAAACTGGAACGGACGCCGCTGTTGCAGATGACCAGGGTAGCTTTGTCTTTGGACAATTCTTGGTGGCGGGTCCGCAGGTCCGGTGCGGGAATGTTGATGGCGCCGTCGATGTGTTTTTCTTCGTAGGCTAACCGGTCTCGCGCATCTACCAAAACCAGGTTTGGATCGTCTTTGAATGTTTCATACTCTTTCGGGCTGATCTGCTCCACTTTAGATACGGGGGACCCGGAAGCGGCCCAGGCGTGCATGCCGCCTTCCAAAAATCCCATGACGTTGTCCAGGCCGACCCGGTATAGCCACAAGGCTGCCTCTTTTGCAATGTCTGGAGTTTCGGCGACCAGAAGGATGTTTTTATCCGGCGGAAGCACCCAGCCGGCAAAAGTGGGAAGGTTTCCCGTGTGATCCAGGCAGTAAGAATCGGGGATATGAAGACCGCCGAAAGCGAAATAGCCTCGTACATCCACTACGATGGTATCCTCCCGGGCCATGGCCTCGGAAAACTCTTTTGGATCCATTCTTTGAAGAGGTGCCAATTCGGACAAGGATTTTGGCCCCATGGCATTCAACTTGCTGCCTCGGGAGAAGTGGTCCGGAGCTCCCGGCATGTCTTCCGTCAGCATTTTGATGAATTTATCCACGTCTTTTTCCTGAAGGACCGGATTGTATTTTCGTTCGTAGCCGATGGTGGTGGTATATTTTGCACCCATTGCCTTTCCGCACAGGGAACCGGCCCCGTGGGCAGGATATACTTCGCAGAAATCCGGCAATTTCATCAATTTCTCAAACAGGCTGTTGTACAGTTTTCTGGCCAGTTCATCGGCACGGTTCGGAAAAAGGTCCGGTCGCCCGGCATCGCCAACAAACAGGGTGTCTCCCACAAAAGCGGCTACCGGTTCGTCGGAAGTTGCGGTATCAGTGACGACGTAGCTGATGTGTTCCGGGGTATGACCCGGTGTCTCCAGCACCTGAAATTTCATGTCTTCCAGGTAAAATTCCGTTCCTTCTGCAATCCCCACATGGTCAAATTCCGCCTTGGCGGAAGCGGGCATGTAGATGTCTGCACCTGTTCTTTTGGCCAACTCCAAATGGCCGGAGATGAAGTCGGCATGAAGGTGGGTCTCCAGAATATGGGTGATCTTCAAACCCAGCGATTCTGATTCCCGAATGTAGAGGTCCACATCCCTGCTAGGATCCACGACGGCACAGGACTTGTCTCCTGCAACGATGTAGGAACTGTGTGCGATTTTTTCGATGTAATAGTGTTTTACTCTCATGGTATCGTCCTTTCTTTGTTGGAGTGGGATGGTGATCGTGTCAAATGTAGAAAAGATAGGTCATGAAAACGGCGACGACGAGAAAGAGCAAGGTCATGCCGCTTCCGGCTTTTATGTAATCCTTATTTTTATACCCGCCCGGGGTCAACAGAAACGCGTTGACTTGATGGGTGGGGAGTATAAAAGAATTGGAGGTGCTGACGGCTACCAGGAGTGCCAGGCCTCTTGGATCCATTTGGAAGGAATCGGCCATGAGGACCACCAGGGGTACCAGCAAGACGGCGGCGGCCACGTTGGACATGAAAAGGCTGAAAAGGGTAGCCAACAAGCCGATAACGAACAATACGGGGATGGGGCCCCATCCGGAAATAGCTCCCATAAGCAGGTCGGCCGTCCATTTTGCAGCTCCGCTTTGATCGAAGGCGGTGCCAAGGGGATCAGGCCGGCAAGGAGAAAGACCGTTTTCCAGTCGATGGCCTTGTAGATCTCTTCTTTTGGAATGGCGCCAGTGAGGATCATCAGCATGGAGCCGGTGAAAAAGGCCAGGGAAAGTTGTACCCCCAGCATGATCAGGCTCAGGGAGAGGATCAACGCCAGCAAGGCGAATTTTTGCTTGCCCTCCAGCTCTGCTGCATCGGGTCGGGGGATGTCCGTCACAACTACCAGATCCCTGTTTTCTTTTAGTTTGACCAGATCCTGCCAACGACCGAACACGATCAATTCGTGACCGGATCGTAGAGGATGGTGAAAGGGGGAGACCCGTACACCGTCCCTGCTGACGCAGGCAATGGGTTCTATATTGAAATTTTTCCGAAAGGCCACTTCGGAAAGGTATTTTCCATGGAGGGAAGAGTGGGGCGGAAGGATGATTTCCGCAAATCCGGCCGTGTCTTCATTTTTGATGGGTTCAAAAACGTCCAGGGAGTTTTTAACGATCAAGCCGGTTTCTTCTGCAAAAAGTCGGACGTCCTTTTCCGAACCCAATATGGCCAGCACCTGCTGGGAGCGGAAACGGGTCTTGCGCCAGGGCGCATAATCCACGCTGCCATTTTCCGACAAGGCAAGAAGATGAAGGCGGTATCGGCTCCAAAGGGGAGATTCATCCAAGGTTTTTTCAAGAAGGGTGCTTTCTGATGTGACCACCGCTTCCCATACCGTATCGGGAAGGGAATACCGTTCCTTCAGGAATTCCTGGTGGTTTTTGTTGGAAGCGGAGGGAGCTTTGGGGAGGACTTTGGATCCGACGGCGAGAAAGTACCCGATGCCGGCAAGGAGCAAGGCCAGGCCGATGGGCGTGACATCAAACAAGCCAAAACGGTCCACTCCATGCTGGGTGAGAAGATCGTTTAGTACGATCAAAGGTCCGGAAGCAACCATGGTCAAAGTACCGCCCAAAATAGCGGCAAAACCCATAGGCATCAGGAATTTAGACGGATGATATCCGGTTTTTGCGGAAATTTTTCGAACAACGGGAAGGAATAGAGCGGCAGCACCGATGTTTTGCATAAAGGCGGACAAAAGTCCCACTGTTGCAGAAACCAACACCAGGATCTTTTTCTCGCTGTTTCCGGCATACTTGGCGATACCCTGGCTCAAGCGCTTCATCAGTCCGGTCCGATCGATGCCGTATCCCAACAACATGACGCCCATGATGGAGACGACGGCGTTGCTGGAAAACCCGGAAAAAGCTTGAGAAACTGGTATGATTTTTGACCAGGCCAACAGGACCATGATCAGGATGGCCACCAGGTCGGAACGAAGTTTTTCCGTAGAAAAAAGGACAATGGCGATCAGAAGGATGCCAAAGGTAAGTAGAATGTCGTTTGTCATGGTTCACACTCCAAAAATTTAGTGGAATTATGGGATGGAACGATTTCATTATAACACAAAACATGGAAAACAAGTAAAATTGGTACAATGTACAAAACAGCGTCAACCTTTGGAGTTGACGCTGTCTGTCATACCGGTTTATCTGATTTGATTTTTACGAAGTAGTGGTTTATATGAGGATGATTTGACTTTCTTGCCTGAACTTCAAACTGTTTCAGGGAGTTGATCAATGGAGTCAGCTTGGCATGACCATAGTTTCTGGTGTCAAAATCCGGATATCGGATATTGAGGCGCTTGCCCACTTCTCCCAGATAGGCCCAGCCGTCTTCGTCGGAACTCTCCCGGATGATGGTGACCAAAGCATTGACCAATTCTTTTTTGTTGCCCATGTCGTTCTTTTGCTGGCCGGTTTTCACCGTTTTTCCGGCTGTGGAGTTTCCGTTGCTTCCGCCGGTGCCCGCCAGTACTTCCAGGTATTTGAATTTTTCGCAGGCAGAGATGAATGGCATGGGTGTCTTCTTTTCTCCCATTCCCACCACATATTTCCCGGCTTCCCGTAGACGGGCGGCCAGACGGGTGAAGTCGCTGTCGCTGGATACGATGCAAAAGCCTTCCACATTGTTGGAGTAAAGGATGTCCATGGCGTCGATGATCAGTGCTGCATCGGTGGCGTTTTTACCGGTGGTGTAGCTGTATTGTTGAATGGGCGTGATGGAATAGTTCAATAAAACCGATTTCCAGGATGTGAGGTGAGGGTTGGTCCAATCCCCGTAGATCCGTTTGATGGTAGGGGTCCCATGATTGGACAATTCATCCAGGATGAATTTTATGTATTTTTCTGATACGTTGTCCGCATCGATGAGGACGGCGATTTTCCGATCGTTTTCCATAGAGCACTCCTTGTTTGTTATTTCTATCTATATGTTTAAGTATAGACAAAAGAGGCTCCCTATGCAACAGAAAACCAAATCCCTGACGGAAAGAGTGGAATATTCTATCAAAAAAAGGGTATAAGAGGTAAATAGCATATTGTTTAGGAAAAGGGGTCATGTGGAATGAAGTTGCCGAAAAAATTCTCGAAATGGTGGTTTTTATTTGCTCTGTTGATTTTTGCCGTTGTGGTTGGGGCCTTTTTGTATGTGCCCTGGACACTGGGTTCGGAGATCACCATGGAAAATATCCAGGGATTTGCCCTGTTGGGAGGTATTGTAGCATTGGTATTGGCAGGAGGGGGATTCTTTGGCGGCCGGGTGTTTTTTGTCCTTGGATTGCTGGTGAATCTCTTTGGCTTGGGATACATGATCTACCTTGCCATGGCTCGAACCGCTCAGGGATGGAGCGATCTGGTCAGCATCATGTCCTATCTGTTCCTGGCGTCCCTGGGGATCCTCTTGGGGATCATCGGACAGCTGATCGCATCCATCCGACGGGTGGGGAAAGAACAGAAGATAAAGAAATGAAATTTTGAAATAAATGAAAGAAAGAAGGAATGATCCATGGACATACGAAAAATCGTTGGAGAACAGCGACGCTTTTTTCTACGGGGACGCACCTTGGATTTGGCGTTTCGTTTGCAATCATTGAACGCCCTGAAAAAATATCTGGAAGTATCGGATCAAGCCGTTTTTCAGGCATTGAAGCTGGATCTGGGCAAGTCGGAAGCAGAAGCCTACTTGACAGAGTACAGCATCGTCATGGAAGAATTGGACAAAACGATCCGACAGCTTCCCAAGTGGGTGAAGGACAAGAAGGTGTCCACTCCCTTGGTGCTCCAACCGGCCAAGTCTTTCATCGTACATGAACCCTACGGTGTGGCACTGGTCATGGCCCCCTGGAATTATCCCTTTCATCTTTCCATCCTCCCCCTTGTAGGTGCCGTTGCTGCGGGGAACTGCGTGGTGTTGAAGCCATCAGCTTACGCACCTCATACGTCGTCTTTGCTGGCGGAAGTGGTGAAAAACGTCTTCGATCCTCAACACGTCACTGTGGTGGAAGGTGGTCGGAAAGAAAATACGGATTTGTTGGATCAGCGATTCGACAACATTTTCTTTACCGGAAGCACCAATGTGGGAAAGGTGGTCATGGAGGCGGCATCCAGGTATTTGACGCCGGTGACACTGGAACTGGGCGGAAAAAGTCCCGTCATCGTAGACGATACTGCCGATCTGAATCTGGCGGCCAAGCGGATCGTCTTTGGAAAATTCATCAATGCAGGGCAAACCTGCGTGGCGCCGGATCATGTGCTGGTCCATGGCAGCGTCCGCAACGAGCTGGTGGAGAGGATCTCCTACTGGATCCGCCGTTATTATCCCATGAAAGAAGAAGGAACCATTCCCAACTATCCTTCCATGGTCAACGAAAAACACTTTGACCGGGTGGTGGGGTTGATGGAGGAAGAAAAGATCGTCATCGGCGGCAGCCACAACGTGGATCGTTTGTTTATTGAACCGACGGTCATGGTGAATGTGGACTTTTCCAGTCCCGTCATGGGGGAAGAGATCTTCGGACCGGTTTTGCCCGTCATCGCCTATGACAAGTTGGCGGATGTGATCCAGCTGATGGCCCATCAACCAAAGCCTTTGGCCTTGTATTTGTTCAGCAAGAGCAAAAAAGTGCAGCGAAAGATCCTTCGTCGTGTTTCTTTTGGCGGTGGATGCATCAACGACACCGTCGTTCATCTGGTCAACCCGAATTTGGGATTTGGAGGGGTTGGGGACAGCGGCATGGGGACTTATCACGGAAAGCATACTTTTGATGTTTTCACTCATGAAAAGAGCATAGTGTCCAAAGGAAGTTTCCTCGATTTTTCCCTGCGGTATCGACCCTACACCAAAGGAAAGATGTTTTTCCTGAAAAAATTCCGAGGTTGAAAGAAGAGGATTGCACAGATCCGATCCTGTGTTATAATGTGTCTTGGCTATAATGGAAAGGAGACACATTATATGAACAAACGAAGTGAATTTTCCGGTCGGCTGGGCTTTATTCTGGCTGCTGCCGGTTCGGCTGTGGGGTTGGGAAACATTTGGCGTTTTCCCTACTTGGCGGCAAAGTATGGTGGAGGACTTTTTGTCCTGATCTACATCTTTTTTATCGTCACATTTGGATATGCCATCATGTCCAGTGAGATCGCACTGGGTCGAATGACCCGACTGAGTCCAGTGGGGGCTTACCAGAAGATCGACAAGCGATTTGGATTTGTCGGGGTTATCGCCGTTTTGGTGGCAGCCTTGATCGTTCCGTATTACAGTGTAATCGGAGGTTGGATTTTCAAATATCTGGTCACTTACGCATCGGGCGGATATTTGGAAGCGGCGTCCGATTCCTTTTTTGTGGATTTCATCACCGCACCGGCAGAACCGGTGCTTTGGCAGATCGCCTTCGTGTTGATTTCCGCATTTGTGGTATTCAAGGGGGTCAAAAACGGGATCGAGAAGATCAATCGGGTCCTGATGCCTGCCTTGATCGTCATATCCTTGGCCATTGCCTTTTATGGTCTTACCCTTCCTGGAGCAATGGATGGATTGGCCTATTACCTGATCCCCGACTTCAGCCGATTTTCTGTAGAAGGAGTGTTGGCGGCTCTGGGTCAAATGTTTTACTCCCTGTCTTTGGCCATGGGGATCATGATCACCTACGGCTCCTACCTGAGCAAGGAAGACAACATCGACAGATCCGTTCGTCATATCGAGATTTTTGATTCCGGGGTGGCCATGCTGGCGGGATTCATGATCATTCCTGCAGTTTTCGCCTTTTCCGGAGGGAGCCGGGAGGCCCTTGGCGCCGGACCGGGGTTGATGTTCATCACCTTGCCAAAGGTGTTTGCCGCCATGGATTTTTCTTCCCTGGTGGGGTTGGGATTTTTCCTCATGGTTCTATTTGCAGCGGTGACTTCCGCCATTTCCTTGCTGGAGGTGGTGGTTTCCACCCTGTGCGATCGATTCGGCATCAGCAGGACCAAATCTGTTTTGTGGACCACGGTTTTTGTTATTATTATGGGGATGCCCTCTTCCTTGGGCAACGGAATATGGTCCCACATCACCATTTTGGATCTGCCCATCCTGGATTTCTTTGATTTTGTCACCAACGCCGTGTTGATGCCACTGGGTGCACTGTTTATGAGCATCATGCTGGGTCATTTCGTTCCGGAGGAAGAAATGGAGAAAGAGATGGGTTTGGTGAAAAAGGGGAAAAAGATTTTTTACCGGATCATGATCAAGTATGTGGCACCGATCTTCATTGTGGTGATCCTCCTCAGCTCCGTATTGAGTACCTTCGGCATCATTACATTGTAAGAAAAATGCATAATCAGTAAAAATATTCAAAATATTTTCGGATAATTCTTGCTCTTGCTTATTGGATGTATTAACATGTTTGTAAAAGATGCTATAAATTCAAATTGATTTGGGTGTGTGAATGGTGAGCAAAGACAACAACATCGAGGGTTTTCGACCACAAGATTTCAAAGATGGATTCCGCGTATTGACCAACCTACTGGACCGATCCAAGGTAGGTTTCGTTTTGATGGGGGAAGATTTCAACGTCCTGGATGCCAACGAGTCTTTTGCCGACATGCTTGGATATGAGTTGGAAGAAGTGAAAAAACTCCACCTTTGGGATTGGAATCCGGAATTCGATGCCGAAGAAATGGAGAGCCTTCGCGAAAACAAGACTTGGTTCAACGCGATCCTGGAACAAAAGAACCGGCGGAAAGACGGCAAGTTGCTGGATGTCATGGTGTCTGTGGACGCCAAGATGATCGGCGGGGAGGTCCTGTCCTTTTGCATCATGGTGGACCAGACGGAAAGAAAACGGTTGGAACGGGCCTTGGAACGCAAGGAAGCGAGGCTGAACAGCTTTGTGGAGAATTCCAAGGACATCCTCTTCGGGCTGGATTCCCAAGGGATCATCTCTTATTTTTCGCCTAATGTAAAAAAACTCTACCGAATGGATCCCCGGATGTTTTTGGGGAAAAACTATGTGGATTTCATCCTTCCCGAGTATCGGGACGACATTCGAAGCAAAGTGGCTGCCATTATTGACGGAGAAGTGGAACACGCCTCCGCAGAATACCAGATCTACGGAATGGATGGAAACACCCACTGGGTGGCCACCAGTTTCAGCCTGTCTATGAACGACGACGATCGTTTGGAAGTGATCGGCATCTCCCGCCATATCGACGAACAAAAGGCATACGAGGAGCGGTTGACGTATTTGAGCTTCCACGATGCGCTGACGGGACTATACAACCGGGCTTACTATGAAGACGCCATCGCCCGATTGGAAAAGGGAAGAAGTGCCTATCCCATCACCGTCTTCTCCATGGATATTGATGGATTGAAAGCAGTCAACGACACCATAGGCCATCATGAAGGGGACAAGCTGATCATTCGATGTGCCGATTTTCTGCGATCCATATTTCGAACGGAAGACCTGATCGCCCGACTCGGAGGGGATGAGTTTGTGGTTCTGCTGCCGAGAACCGGGGAAGAATTTGTTCTGGAAGTGGAAAAGCGTCTTTTAAGAGAACTGGAGATATTCAACAAAGGAGAAAAAGTTCCCCTGTCCTTGTCCTACGGCTTTGCCACCTCCTACAATATGGACGATCCCATCCATCAAACCTACATCAAGACGGATGACCTGCTGCTGGATGCCAAACGAAAAAGAATCAACGACATGTAGCCTCCCAAGTGGAGGCTTTTTTCATGTTCCGTTGATTTTGGATGTTCATTTGCAAGGAGTTGGTGTATAATCGTATGGTTGATTAGTCAAACATAAGGAACGAAGGACGGATGTCATAATGAAAAGAGAAACCATTTGGACGAAAAATTATATGCTGCTTTTTGGCGTCAACATGTTGATGTCGCTGGGTGTGCAATTCTTGCTTCCCACCCTGCCCCTCTATGCGACCCAGGCTCTGGGAGGACAGCAATCTCAAATAGGCTATTTGATGGGGGCCTATTCCCTGGCGGCACTGGTGATCCGGCCTTTTGCCGGATATGCCTATGACGTCTTTGATCGCAAAAAAGTCTATTTGTTCTCCTTGACGTTTTTTGCACTGATCACCTATGGATATCCCATGCTGTCCAGCTTCTTTTTTCTGGTGCTTTTTCGTTTTCTTCACGGCATCAGCTTCGGCAGCACTTCCAGCGGCGGAGGGACCATCGTTGGAGACATCGTTCCCGAATCCCGAAGGGGGGAAGGCGTTGGGCTCATGGGCATGGCCAACACCCTGTCCATGGCCCTGGGGCCGGCTGTAGGACTGATGATCATGGGGCGAAACAATTTCACCGCCTTGTTTTATTCTTCTGCATTGCTCATAACAACGGCGCTGGTTCTGGCCTTTTTCTTGAAACTGCCCAAAGTGAAGCGCGTAAAAAGAACGCTCTCCGTGGATGCGTTCATTGAAAAAAGGGTCTTTCCCATTGCAGGGATCCTCCTGTTTTCCGCAATAGCCAACGGGGGCATTCTTTCCTTTATCGTTATTTTCGCCGGGGACATCGGCGTTTCCAACGGAGGCGTCTACTTTATGGCCAACTCCGTCGGCGTCGTTTTGACCCGGTTGTTCTCCGGAAGGATCATGGACCGGAAAGGGCCCTGGATCCCCTTGTTGATGGGATATCTCTCCCTCATTTCCGGATACCTGCTGCTGTCTGCAGCAGAAGGGTTGCTGCTTTTCGTCTTGTCCGGATTCATCGTCGGCCTTGGAAACGGCATGGTGATCCCCACGCTACAAACCATGACCATCAACTCGGTGGAAGCCAGTGCCAGGGGCGTCGCCACATCCACCTATTTTTCCGCCATGGACATCGGAATCGGCGGCGGATCCATCATGGTGGGCTGGCTGGTGGGGATCTTCTCTCTGCGGACCGTTTTTGTGATCAACGGGATCCTCTGCACTTTGTCCTTGATTTTAGCCAGGCTCTTCGTCATCCCAACCTACGAAAGAAAATATCGTGCAGTCATGGAGCTCAAGCACAAGGTGGTCAAAAAACATACCGAGAACCGTTCCTGATCAAAGGACCACCCGGCCGATGGCCGTTGCAGAGATGACGGTGCTTAAAAACATGCCTACGGGCATTTGTTTTGCCAGGGCTTCGTTGTAATCCCTTTTGGTGCTCACGGAGATGTCTCCGGAAGCGCCTCTTTTTTTGGCTTCCTCCAGGGCTGCTTTTCTGGCTTCCTCTGTAGCAATCTCCAGTGCTTCATCGTAATCGTGGGTATAGGTGTTTTCTTCTTTTCCGAAGACGATATAACCGCCTTCCGGGTCCGGCTTCACGGTGATCTCTACCGTGGCGGACACGTTTCCTACAATGGCACCTACGGCGTTGGCCACGCCGGCATTTTCGGGAATGACGGCTTTGGTTCCCAAAGCGGCGGCAACATCCGGCAAGAACAGGTGGATAGGGGCGCCCACCCCTACCAGGGAAGCAGGCATTTTAAAGGATAGCTGCAGAAAATCCCTTTTGTCCGGCGTTTTCCAATGCTTCCAGCTGTCGTGGATCAACCGTTCCATGTGAAAGTCCAATCCTTCCCGTTTGTAATCGGGGTATTTGTCTTCCAGCATCATGCGGATGATGTTGAAGTAAAGCCGTTCTTTCACCAGATCGTAGACGGTTTCCGCCAGATCTGCCGGAACCTGTTCCAAACGGTTGGAGAGGTACTCCAGTGCCAATTGGGAAGCCTCCCCGTCGAAAAGGTCAAAGTCGCCTTTCACGTGCATCATGTCCGTTGGCGTCAATCCGCATCGCATGATGATCCCTTCCCGCTCCAATCGGTTGATGCGGCTGGAAAAGAATTTTTTGCCCAGTACATCCGCCGCTTCCGAGTAGATCAGGGGGCCCTTTTCTTTCAAGGCGGTGCAGATCCGTTGCTCGTCGGCATCATAGCGGTGGTTGCTTTCGATGTCTTTTACCAGGAAGAAAAATTCGTGCTGGGGTTCGTGGGTGATCCTTGGCGTGCGGGCCAACCGTTTCAGTTTTCCCTTCATCTCCGGATTTCTGGCGGCTGCAATGCATAAGGGGATGACCCGTTCCGTTCCCAGGGAAAGTGAGCCGGTGTTTTCGATGAGAACACGGCTGTCTCCACCCAGTCCGAAAGTATCGATGTAGACCGCCTTGACGAACGTCTGCCATTTGCCGACTTTTACTCCGTCGTGAGCCTTCACCGGTACGGCGTCTTTTACGATGGCGATGTCGGTGGTGGTTCCACCCATGTCTACGATGAGGCAATCCTCTTCGCCGGTCAGCTCAATGCCACCCATGACGCTGGCGGCGGGACCGCACAGGAGGGTCTCCACCGGGCGGATAGTGGTAAATGTTTCGCTCATCAAACTGCCATCGCTACGGACGATGACCACAGGGGCGTGGATGCCCCGCTGTCGAAGAGAACTTTTGATGGCATCGAGGAATTCTTTGATGACAGGGATCAACCGGGCGTTGAGCAAGGTGCTGGCCCCCCGTTTGATGTAGTTCAGATCGGAAAACAACTCGTAGCCGCATATGGTATTTAGTCCGTACACGGAGGTGATCAATTCTTTGGCCTTTTGTTCCGTAGAGGAGTTTCGAACTCCCAGCTGCTGGACGACGGCAACGGCGTCTGCGTCGGAGATCCATTTCTTGCTGTCTTCCACAAAGGCTTCCCAGTCCGGTTCCTTGGTCACCTCTCCCCGATAATCCACTTCTCCG encodes the following:
- a CDS encoding DUF429 domain-containing protein, with the protein product MSVHLGIDVSKGKWLVVALEEKKAWWRLCHTLEECLQSWPEATTVLVDIPLGLPESIMDQRPESQARKQLKGKGSSVFPVPCRQAVYTKEKEQAKQVNRQILGKSISEQTWNIMGKIRHADEFLQEHPTWKNRILESHPELCFAKFRGGVPVLEKKTTEEGRRIRVELLEKVLPGMKAFLEETLETMEKGRRDDLLDAACLAVAGKIMGNSGVGRIPEGPQDDSQGILMQMVYPKSKIEKNRSKK
- a CDS encoding YeeE/YedE thiosulfate transporter family protein, with translation MDNIKNNQKQLFLGLAMGVLFGFFLQKGGVTKYDIIMAQLRLTDFTVLKIMLSAVIVTMLGISILYPKGKIKLSPKGGSIRNAVIGGLIFGIGFGTLGYCPGTIAGAVGNGSMDGLLGGLAGIVLGSGLFASMYSTLKKKRSWWKTDAATKPCSIP
- a CDS encoding YeeE/YedE thiosulfate transporter family protein, whose product is MNFLTMTRWSPYVVGALIGLLNLAAMLLSGKTLGASTSFAKASGMIQRVFNRDKVDNNEYYQKTTPTVDWGFMLVVGIVLGSLLSSLLSKDFRLEFVPAMWAGEISGSFFIRFLVALFGGIVLGIGSRWAGGCTSGHGISGTSQLSLISWAAAVSFFVGGILSAYLIYGF
- a CDS encoding MBL fold metallo-hydrolase; protein product: MRVKHYYIEKIAHSSYIVAGDKSCAVVDPSRDVDLYIRESESLGLKITHILETHLHADFISGHLELAKRTGADIYMPASAKAEFDHVGIAEGTEFYLEDMKFQVLETPGHTPEHISYVVTDTATSDEPVAAFVGDTLFVGDAGRPDLFPNRADELARKLYNSLFEKLMKLPDFCEVYPAHGAGSLCGKAMGAKYTTTIGYERKYNPVLQEKDVDKFIKMLTEDMPGAPDHFSRGSKLNAMGPKSLSELAPLQRMDPKEFSEAMAREDTIVVDVRGYFAFGGLHIPDSYCLDHTGNLPTFAGWVLPPDKNILLVAETPDIAKEAALWLYRVGLDNVMGFLEGGMHAWAASGSPVSKVEQISPKEYETFKDDPNLVLVDARDRLAYEEKHIDGAINIPAPDLRTRHQELSKDKATLVICNSGVRSSLGISILKQNGFDKVLNFAGSMKGYQAYHGK
- a CDS encoding NYN domain-containing protein, whose protein sequence is MENDRKIAVLIDADNVSEKYIKFILDELSNHGTPTIKRIYGDWTNPHLTSWKSVLLNYSITPIQQYSYTTGKNATDAALIIDAMDILYSNNVEGFCIVSSDSDFTRLAARLREAGKYVVGMGEKKTPMPFISACEKFKYLEVLAGTGGSNGNSTAGKTVKTGQQKNDMGNKKELVNALVTIIRESSDEDGWAYLGEVGKRLNIRYPDFDTRNYGHAKLTPLINSLKQFEVQARKSNHPHINHYFVKIKSDKPV
- a CDS encoding aldehyde dehydrogenase; translation: MDIRKIVGEQRRFFLRGRTLDLAFRLQSLNALKKYLEVSDQAVFQALKLDLGKSEAEAYLTEYSIVMEELDKTIRQLPKWVKDKKVSTPLVLQPAKSFIVHEPYGVALVMAPWNYPFHLSILPLVGAVAAGNCVVLKPSAYAPHTSSLLAEVVKNVFDPQHVTVVEGGRKENTDLLDQRFDNIFFTGSTNVGKVVMEAASRYLTPVTLELGGKSPVIVDDTADLNLAAKRIVFGKFINAGQTCVAPDHVLVHGSVRNELVERISYWIRRYYPMKEEGTIPNYPSMVNEKHFDRVVGLMEEEKIVIGGSHNVDRLFIEPTVMVNVDFSSPVMGEEIFGPVLPVIAYDKLADVIQLMAHQPKPLALYLFSKSKKVQRKILRRVSFGGGCINDTVVHLVNPNLGFGGVGDSGMGTYHGKHTFDVFTHEKSIVSKGSFLDFSLRYRPYTKGKMFFLKKFRG